A window of the Streptomyces sp. JB150 genome harbors these coding sequences:
- a CDS encoding MFS transporter: MRTSPGYASLFRTPEFTPLFLSSAAQTAAQTLGGLALGTLVFRATGSPLLAAVSMFGPSLAQVVGAAFLLSGADRLPPRATLTGVALAFAAGTAVLALPGLPPAAVFAVVLAQGLVASLGGGVRWGLLTEILSTERYVLGRSVFNMMSGLAQIGGYAAGGVLVAVLTPRAALLLAALLYAGAALGLRLGLTQRPPRATGRPSARATWRANARLWSSRPRRRVYLALWVPNGLIVGCESLYVSYAPGAAGTLFTCAALGMFAGDVTVGRLVPPARRARLGVPLLLLLAGPYLLFFLRPPVPVAAVLVLVASAGFGASLVQQERLVTLTPTELSGHALGLHSAGMLTCQGLSATLAGTTAQLTSPAVAMTVMAAGSLTVTGVLARGLGEGAESAEGAGVAGVTGADETDSRDDAKAGEERAAT, translated from the coding sequence ATGCGCACCTCACCCGGCTACGCGAGCCTCTTCCGCACGCCCGAGTTCACCCCGCTGTTCCTGTCCTCCGCCGCCCAGACCGCCGCGCAGACCCTCGGCGGGCTCGCCCTCGGCACGCTGGTGTTCCGGGCCACCGGATCGCCGCTGCTGGCGGCGGTGAGCATGTTCGGCCCGTCGCTGGCCCAGGTCGTCGGCGCCGCCTTCCTGCTGTCGGGCGCCGACCGGCTGCCGCCCCGGGCGACGCTCACCGGCGTCGCCCTCGCCTTCGCGGCCGGTACGGCGGTGCTCGCGCTGCCGGGACTGCCGCCGGCGGCGGTCTTCGCCGTCGTCCTCGCGCAGGGGCTGGTGGCCTCGCTGGGCGGAGGAGTGCGGTGGGGACTGCTGACCGAGATCCTCTCCACGGAGCGCTACGTGCTGGGGCGTTCGGTCTTCAACATGATGAGCGGCCTCGCCCAGATCGGCGGCTACGCGGCCGGCGGTGTCCTCGTCGCCGTCCTCACCCCGCGCGCCGCGCTGCTGCTCGCGGCGCTGCTGTACGCCGGGGCGGCGCTCGGACTGCGGCTGGGCCTGACGCAACGCCCGCCGCGCGCCACCGGCCGCCCGTCGGCACGGGCCACCTGGCGGGCCAACGCCCGGCTGTGGTCGTCACGTCCGCGCCGCCGCGTCTACCTCGCCCTGTGGGTGCCGAACGGACTGATCGTGGGCTGCGAGTCGCTGTACGTCTCCTACGCGCCCGGCGCCGCCGGGACACTGTTCACCTGCGCGGCGCTGGGCATGTTCGCCGGGGACGTCACCGTCGGCCGCCTGGTGCCACCGGCACGGCGCGCGCGGCTCGGGGTGCCGCTGCTGCTGTTGCTGGCCGGACCGTACCTGCTGTTCTTCCTGCGCCCGCCGGTGCCGGTCGCGGCCGTCCTGGTCCTGGTGGCGTCCGCCGGCTTCGGGGCGAGCCTCGTACAGCAGGAGCGGCTGGTCACCCTCACCCCCACCGAACTCTCCGGCCACGCCCTCGGCCTCCACTCCGCCGGCATGCTCACCTGCCAGGGCCTCAGCGCGACCCTGGCCGGCACGACGGCCCAACTCACCTCGCCCGCGGTGGCGATGACGGTGATGGCGGCCGGGTCCCTGACTGTGACGGGCGTGCTGGCGCGAGGGCTGGGGGAGGGCGCGGAGAGCGCGGAGGGGGCCGGTGTGGCCGGTGTGACCGGTGCGGACGAGACGGACAGCCGGGATGACGCGAAGGCCGGGGAGGAGCGGGCGGCGACGTGA
- a CDS encoding DUF397 domain-containing protein → MAIKQGATDTWIKSSYSQGNGACVEIKSPVPSAMAVRDSKVHQGPVLAFPADAWNVFVASVKA, encoded by the coding sequence ATGGCGATCAAGCAGGGCGCGACGGACACGTGGATCAAGTCCTCGTACTCCCAGGGCAACGGCGCGTGCGTCGAAATCAAGTCCCCGGTTCCGTCGGCCATGGCCGTCCGGGACTCCAAGGTGCATCAGGGTCCCGTGCTGGCCTTCCCCGCCGACGCGTGGAACGTCTTCGTGGCCTCGGTCAAGGCGTAA
- a CDS encoding glutathione peroxidase — protein sequence MTTNASPLDVAIDALQGGPADLKQYAGQVVLVVNVASKCGLTPQYAGLERLQERYAARGFTVLGVPCNQFLGQEPGSAAEIAEFCSATYGVTFPMTEKVEVNGAGRHPLYERLTGFADAEGHSGDIRWNFEKFLIGRDGTVVARFSPQTEPESAEVVAAIEAQLG from the coding sequence ATGACCACCAACGCATCCCCCCTCGACGTCGCCATCGACGCCCTCCAGGGCGGTCCCGCCGATCTGAAGCAGTACGCCGGGCAGGTCGTGCTCGTCGTGAACGTGGCCTCCAAGTGCGGCCTGACCCCCCAGTACGCCGGTCTGGAGCGGCTCCAGGAGCGGTACGCCGCCCGCGGGTTCACCGTGCTCGGCGTGCCCTGCAACCAGTTCCTCGGCCAGGAGCCGGGCAGTGCCGCGGAGATCGCCGAGTTCTGCTCGGCGACGTACGGCGTGACCTTTCCGATGACCGAGAAGGTCGAGGTGAACGGCGCGGGCCGGCACCCGCTGTACGAGCGGCTGACCGGTTTCGCCGACGCCGAGGGGCACAGCGGGGACATCCGCTGGAACTTCGAGAAGTTCCTGATCGGCCGGGACGGCACCGTCGTCGCCCGGTTCTCCCCGCAGACCGAGCCGGAGTCGGCGGAGGTCGTCGCCGCCATCGAGGCGCAGCTCGGCTGA
- a CDS encoding MarR family transcriptional regulator, which yields MGIVAALVRSAFLVDAVYAESGRRFGLTPQQGQLLCVLMPQPYGMSELGSMLGLAKSSLTGLVDRTAQRGLVRREADPRDKRAVRVRLTEEGASLARQFYDAACRRIEELPSGLAPAEREQLAALLARVVRDNEVPWVFLEPEPRP from the coding sequence ATGGGCATCGTGGCCGCGCTCGTGCGGTCCGCGTTCCTGGTGGACGCCGTGTACGCCGAGTCGGGGCGTCGGTTCGGGCTGACCCCGCAGCAGGGCCAGCTGCTGTGCGTGCTGATGCCGCAGCCGTACGGCATGTCCGAGCTGGGCTCGATGCTGGGTCTGGCCAAGTCCAGCCTGACCGGGCTGGTGGACCGCACCGCCCAGCGCGGCCTGGTCCGCCGCGAGGCCGATCCCCGGGACAAGCGGGCGGTACGGGTGCGCCTGACCGAGGAGGGCGCGTCGCTCGCCAGGCAGTTCTACGACGCCGCCTGCCGCCGCATCGAGGAGCTGCCGTCCGGTCTCGCACCCGCCGAGCGGGAGCAGCTGGCGGCGCTGCTCGCGAGGGTGGTCCGGGACAACGAGGTCCCGTGGGTGTTCCTCGAGCCGGAACCACGGCCGTAG
- a CDS encoding MerR family transcriptional regulator produces the protein MDEELLTIGTFAARARRSAKALRRYDRLGLLTPARVDPASGYRYYRVAQIEQARLVALLRQLDMPLARIAEVVAADGERAAGLLAAYWADVEARLAGQRTLAAYLRGRLSGGTSEMRETFTVETVEMPARVVITETRHVLADELPAWIGASLGRLEEAARQCGGPAGAPYVVYHSEVSMESDGPAEACVPVADEAAARAWAEARGRAWHTRVRVEPAMRLAFTRIRKAQVAHPQILAAFEAVEEWIRERGLEPAGACREVYFADWDAAGPGDPVCDVAFPVR, from the coding sequence ATGGACGAGGAACTGCTCACCATCGGGACGTTCGCCGCCCGGGCCCGCCGGTCGGCCAAGGCCCTGCGGCGGTACGACCGGCTCGGCCTGCTCACCCCGGCCCGGGTCGACCCGGCCAGCGGCTACCGCTACTACCGCGTCGCGCAGATCGAACAGGCGCGGCTGGTGGCCCTGCTGCGGCAGCTGGACATGCCGCTGGCGCGGATCGCCGAGGTGGTCGCCGCGGACGGGGAGCGGGCGGCCGGGCTGCTCGCCGCCTACTGGGCGGACGTCGAGGCCCGGCTGGCGGGGCAGCGGACGCTCGCCGCGTACCTTCGTGGACGGCTGTCGGGAGGGACTTCCGAGATGCGCGAGACGTTCACGGTCGAGACGGTCGAGATGCCGGCGCGGGTGGTGATCACCGAGACGCGGCATGTGCTGGCGGACGAACTGCCCGCCTGGATCGGCGCGTCGCTGGGGCGGCTGGAGGAGGCGGCCCGGCAGTGCGGCGGCCCGGCCGGCGCGCCCTACGTCGTCTACCACTCCGAGGTGTCCATGGAGAGCGACGGCCCCGCCGAGGCCTGTGTGCCGGTGGCCGACGAGGCGGCGGCCCGTGCCTGGGCCGAGGCGCGCGGACGCGCCTGGCACACCCGGGTGCGGGTGGAACCGGCCATGCGCCTCGCCTTCACCCGGATCCGCAAGGCGCAGGTGGCCCATCCGCAGATCCTGGCCGCCTTCGAGGCGGTGGAGGAGTGGATCCGGGAGCGGGGGCTGGAACCGGCCGGCGCCTGCCGCGAGGTGTACTTCGCGGACTGGGACGCGGCGGGCCCCGGCGACCCCGTGTGCGACGTGGCGTTCCCGGTGCGCTGA
- a CDS encoding helix-turn-helix domain-containing protein, whose translation MGWWQLDADTLARSRFLLSPYAETFASLKLLHAGTGAHPGEREWLRAHLPAYRARLAADPVTARLVRAGLGRDWIADFLTPTPREGEDFARAVARVRATRPDAARAHLRLSLAGPLPAVLDRDDLPERAAALLTYVWTEAVRPYWARRRRVLEADVVARTARMSEGGWAAVLDALRPGTRWLGASRFQVNLHEYPPRDISGAELVLVPVTPRTGWVSWEEPERQRYALVYPCSGPLADGHARPAPASLAALLGRARAAVLVLLDSPLSTTQLTAVTGQGLGSVGRHLRVLRDAGLVERRRAGRSVLYARTAAGDVLIRAAAGDVPVRAASGAAPTRSAAGDERIRAAASEVLHQAVGDRPAGAGGAGRG comes from the coding sequence ATGGGCTGGTGGCAGCTCGACGCGGACACCCTCGCCCGCAGCCGGTTCCTGCTCTCGCCGTACGCCGAGACCTTCGCGAGTCTGAAGCTGCTGCACGCCGGGACCGGGGCCCATCCGGGCGAGCGGGAGTGGCTGCGCGCGCACCTGCCCGCCTACCGGGCCCGCCTGGCCGCCGACCCGGTGACCGCGCGGCTGGTGCGGGCGGGACTGGGCCGGGACTGGATCGCCGACTTCCTCACCCCGACGCCGCGGGAGGGCGAGGACTTCGCGCGGGCGGTCGCCCGGGTGCGCGCCACCCGCCCCGACGCGGCCCGCGCCCATCTGCGGCTCTCCCTCGCCGGCCCGCTCCCCGCCGTCCTGGACCGCGACGACCTGCCCGAGCGCGCGGCGGCACTCCTCACGTATGTGTGGACCGAGGCGGTACGGCCGTACTGGGCGCGGCGCCGCCGCGTGCTGGAGGCCGACGTGGTCGCCCGCACGGCGCGGATGAGCGAGGGCGGCTGGGCGGCGGTGCTGGACGCGCTGCGGCCGGGCACCCGCTGGCTGGGCGCCAGCCGCTTCCAGGTCAATCTGCACGAGTACCCGCCCCGCGACATCTCCGGCGCCGAACTCGTCCTCGTCCCCGTCACCCCGCGCACCGGCTGGGTGTCGTGGGAGGAGCCGGAGCGGCAGCGGTACGCCCTGGTCTACCCGTGCTCCGGGCCGCTCGCCGACGGCCACGCCCGGCCCGCGCCCGCGAGCCTGGCCGCCCTGCTGGGCCGGGCCCGCGCCGCCGTCCTCGTCCTGCTGGACTCCCCGCTCAGCACCACCCAGCTGACGGCCGTGACCGGGCAGGGGCTCGGCTCGGTCGGACGGCATCTGCGGGTACTGCGGGACGCGGGGCTGGTGGAGCGGCGCCGGGCGGGCCGCTCGGTGCTGTACGCGCGGACGGCGGCGGGCGATGTGCTGATCCGGGCAGCGGCGGGCGATGTGCCGGTCCGAGCAGCCTCGGGTGCTGCGCCGACCCGGTCAGCAGCGGGCGATGAGCGGATCCGGGCCGCGGCAAGCGAGGTGCTGCATCAGGCCGTAGGGGACCGGCCTGCCGGGGCGGGCGGAGCCGGGCGCGGCTAG
- a CDS encoding DUF2975 domain-containing protein: protein MGKLTVLALRAVLVGLLAGSVFVQAVMVPLLAADMGDFDRRTPVVVILLLGLVTAQVVLVCVWRLVTMVRRGTVFSHGAFRYVHIVIGAMTAAALLVFTLGVVLAPGEDVAPGIVLLIGGVGLAVLGVALIVLVLRMLLAQAVARDVEAARMRAELAEVI, encoded by the coding sequence ATGGGAAAACTGACGGTGCTCGCGCTGCGCGCGGTGCTGGTGGGGCTGCTCGCCGGCTCGGTGTTCGTGCAGGCGGTGATGGTCCCGCTGCTGGCCGCCGACATGGGTGACTTCGACCGGCGCACCCCGGTGGTGGTGATCCTGCTGCTGGGGCTGGTGACGGCGCAGGTCGTCCTGGTCTGCGTATGGCGGCTGGTGACGATGGTGCGCCGGGGGACCGTCTTCTCCCACGGCGCCTTCCGCTACGTACACATCGTGATCGGCGCGATGACGGCCGCAGCGCTGCTGGTCTTCACCCTCGGCGTGGTCCTGGCGCCGGGCGAGGACGTGGCCCCCGGCATCGTGCTCCTGATCGGCGGCGTGGGCCTGGCCGTCCTCGGTGTCGCGCTCATCGTCCTGGTGCTGCGCATGCTGCTCGCCCAGGCGGTGGCCCGCGACGTCGAGGCGGCGCGGATGCGGGCCGAG
- a CDS encoding GPP34 family phosphoprotein, which translates to MGRSRRTLPEELLLLALDPTTGTTAQPQSLDLGLAGAQLVELALAGRIAPDGDRIAVVVPRPTGDPTLDCALELLRRRGAPVRAVHWIGGPRLGLRQTYLSHLERCGMVHAVEGQMCGVLPTTRYQATDNAISREIKARLDSAIRTGVPPDPRTAALAALAHAVGLGKHLYPGNEGRSSRSRLRDLIRHDPMGGLVAHAVMDVQNGVGAQPRRAAAGSAGRPPAGARTAEPARGVPAQPRRAGMARAVAH; encoded by the coding sequence ATGGGCAGGAGCCGCAGAACACTTCCGGAGGAGCTTCTGCTGCTGGCGTTGGACCCGACGACGGGTACCACCGCACAGCCGCAGTCGCTCGACCTGGGTCTGGCCGGAGCACAGCTAGTGGAGCTGGCGCTGGCCGGACGGATAGCCCCAGACGGGGATCGTATCGCCGTGGTGGTCCCACGGCCGACAGGAGATCCGACACTGGACTGCGCGTTGGAGTTGCTGCGAAGGCGTGGCGCTCCGGTACGGGCCGTCCACTGGATCGGCGGGCCGCGTCTCGGGCTCCGCCAGACGTACCTCTCGCATCTGGAACGATGCGGCATGGTGCATGCCGTCGAGGGCCAGATGTGCGGGGTGTTGCCGACGACGCGCTACCAGGCGACGGACAACGCCATCAGCCGGGAGATCAAGGCCCGGCTGGATTCCGCGATCCGCACCGGCGTTCCGCCGGACCCGCGGACCGCGGCGCTCGCCGCCCTGGCGCACGCGGTCGGCCTCGGCAAGCACCTGTACCCGGGGAACGAGGGACGCTCGTCCCGCTCCCGGCTGCGGGACCTGATCAGGCACGACCCCATGGGCGGCCTCGTGGCGCACGCCGTGATGGACGTCCAGAACGGCGTGGGGGCGCAGCCGCGCCGCGCCGCGGCGGGTTCGGCGGGCCGGCCGCCCGCCGGCGCCAGGACGGCGGAACCCGCTCGGGGGGTTCCCGCCCAGCCGCGCCGTGCCGGCATGGCGCGCGCCGTGGCCCACTAG
- a CDS encoding helix-turn-helix transcriptional regulator codes for MASNVNPTVRRRRLGQELRRLRELKGMTAEEVAERLLVSQSKISRLENGRRSISQRDVRDLCGVYEVEDHRIVDSLMQMAKDSRQQGWWHSFGDIPYSVYIGLETDAASLRVYDPQVVPGLLQTRQYAEALITGALPEATPADIDKRVQVRLRRQERIAAEENPLRLWAVLDEAAVRREVGSKQVMIEQLEYLLEMSQLPHVTVQLIPFEMGAHPGVSGQYAILEFPDAADSSVVYIEGVTSDLYLEKAQDVQKYAVMYEHLRAQALNADQTREFISEVVKDYAGRR; via the coding sequence GTGGCGTCCAATGTCAATCCCACCGTCAGGCGGCGCCGGCTGGGCCAGGAGCTGCGCAGGCTCCGTGAGCTCAAGGGTATGACGGCCGAGGAGGTGGCGGAGCGGCTGCTGGTGTCGCAGTCGAAGATCAGCCGCCTGGAGAACGGCCGTCGCAGCATCAGCCAGCGCGATGTGCGCGACCTGTGCGGGGTCTACGAGGTGGAGGACCACCGCATCGTCGATTCGCTGATGCAGATGGCCAAGGACTCGCGCCAGCAGGGCTGGTGGCACTCCTTCGGCGACATCCCGTACAGCGTCTACATCGGCCTGGAGACCGACGCGGCCAGTCTGCGCGTGTACGACCCGCAGGTGGTGCCCGGCCTGTTGCAGACCCGGCAGTACGCGGAGGCCCTGATCACCGGCGCGCTGCCGGAGGCGACGCCGGCCGACATCGACAAACGGGTGCAGGTCAGACTGCGCCGGCAGGAACGTATTGCCGCCGAGGAGAACCCGCTGCGGCTGTGGGCGGTGCTCGACGAGGCGGCGGTGCGCCGCGAGGTGGGCAGTAAACAGGTGATGATCGAGCAGCTGGAGTACCTGCTCGAGATGTCGCAACTGCCGCACGTCACGGTCCAGTTGATTCCGTTCGAGATGGGCGCGCACCCCGGTGTGAGCGGGCAGTACGCGATTCTGGAGTTCCCGGACGCCGCCGATTCGAGCGTGGTCTACATCGAGGGCGTCACCAGCGACCTCTATCTGGAAAAGGCGCAGGATGTCCAGAAATACGCTGTCATGTACGAGCACCTGCGGGCACAGGCCCTGAATGCCGACCAAACCCGGGAATTCATCTCGGAAGTGGTGAAGGACTACGCGGGTCGCAGGTGA